From the genome of uncultured Bacteroides sp.:
TTGAAGAGCGCGGAAAAGTAGAATTTAAAAAAGTTCAGGCTCTCAGCGAAGTTGCCGAAGAATATATTCAGACTACGCAGTCTATAAAATCGGCTGTATTCCCTCGTGCCGAAGTTTTATTTTCATACGAGAAGGAAAATGGCAAGGTAAAGGTAGAAGATTTTAATCCTGATACAGTAAAAGAAACTGTTCTTTGGAAGATTCATCCATGCGATGCAGCAGGATTCAAACCATTGACTGCTATCTTTAACTGGGATTATACAGATAAATTATACAATGCTCACCTGGAAAAAACTACTCTTGTAACATTCAGTTGTGCTAAAGCAGACAAGAGTTGCTTCTGTACAAGTGTGAATGGCGGACCGGGTAATACTACAGGAAGCGATGTTCTGCTGACTATGCTTCCAGACGGAGGAGCTATTGTTGAGATCCTTACTCCTAAAGGCGAAACATTGGTGCAACTTGCAGCCTCAGCATTTGAGAATGATAAAGGCGAAGATAAATCTAAGTATTTAGCTGATGTGCCTCAGGCATTCGATATTGAAGAAGTAAGAGCACGTCTTACTACAGCATTTGACAGTTCTGTATGGAAAGAGCAATCAGAACGTTGTCTTGGTTGCGGTGCATGTGCATTTGTTTGTCCAACCTGTGCTTGTTTCGATATTCAGGAAGATGCCCACGGCTCTAAAGGAAAGCGCATCCGTTGCTGGGATTCATGCGGATTCTCTTTATTCACTTTGCATACATCAGGACACAATCCTCGTGCCGTGCAAAGTCAACGCTGGCGTCAACGCATTTTGCATAAGTTCTCTTATATGCCCGATCGCCTCAGCGTATTTGGTTGTACAGGCTGTGGACGCTGTTCACGCGCTTGTCCGGTAGATATGAATATACTTGAACACATAACTTCAATTGCAAAAAAATGAGCGAACAAAATATATATCTTCCATACCTGATGACCATTGATAAGATTACCAATGAAGCTCCGGGTGTGAGAACTTTCAAATTGAAATTTCAAAACGAAGAAGAGGCTAATGCATTTAATTTCAAAGCCGGACAGTTTGGTGAATATTCTGCTTTCGGTGAGGGAGAATCTACTTTCTGTATAGCCTCATCCCCTACTCGTAAGGGATATATTGAATGTACTTTCCGTGAAACAGGAAAGGTAACCTCGGGACTTGCCGACCTTGAAGAAGGTAGTACCATGGGGTTTCGCGGACCTTTTGGTAACACATTCCCAATGGACGAATGGAAAGGAAAGAGCCTGGTATTTATTGCCGGAGGTATCGCCTTGCCACCAATGCGTTGTGTAATCCAGAACGCACTCGATCTTCGTGAAAACTTTAAGGACATCACTATCGTTTACGGTGCAAAATCGGTGAACGACCTTGTTTATAAAGACGAACTAAAGGAATGGGCCGACCGTCCGGATGTAAATCTTGTAACTACAGTAGACCCGGGAGGCGAAACTCCCGACTGGAAAGGTGAAATTGGATTTGTCCCTTCTGTAGTTGAAAAGACTGCTCCATCTCCAGAGAATACCATTGCTATTGTATGTGGTCCTCCTATCATGATTAAGTTTACCTTCCCTGTATTAGAGAAGCTAGGCTTTAAGGATGATCAGATCTACACTACATTGGAAAACCGTATGAAGTGTGGTATTGGTAAATGTGGCCGTTGCAACGTAGGCAAACTTTATGTATGCAAAGACGGTCCTGTATTCAGCAAAGAGCAATTAAATAACATTCCTGCTGAAGAATATTAATCGTTTTACGATTCCTTATAAGCAACAAAGCGGAGACAGTGCTAAACATTGTCTCCGCTTTTTGTTTTTAAACTCAAAACGTATTATATGACAGTTTAAAAGATAAAATTATTTTTGTATAAAATTATCAAGTAAATTAATCCACTATAATTAAAATATACATAACTTTGAATCTGAAAATAAAATACACATAGAAATAAATTATAAAAAACTGATTACCAATCTATTAATAAAACATCACCATCTATAAACACTACAACCATGAATGAATCAGGCATAAAAGAATTAATAAAAAAAGAGAAAAGACCAAGAAAAAAGATAACTACTATCGCAATCTATGCTATAATAACAATAATAGTTGCATTGATTGCAATTGACATTTATAGCAGTCGAGACGACATTGTTGCCGGTTTTAAAGATGGTTATCAAGAGGGTTTAAATATGAAATAGAAGTGACCTTGCCATATGATATATACCGATAAAACAAAAAGCTTCTCAATAAAAAAAATAAATAAATACATAAGAGATTCCAGGGCTGTTTCTTCTATACTAATTGTTGGATCAATTTTAAGTTCTATATATTTCATAGTATGGTTTATTTCATACAAAATTCTAAACGGTTGGGATATAGTTCTTGACGGTGACCCCAACGCTTCGCTTTTGAAAGGACCACTTTATATAACAGTTTTAGAAGCCATGATTATTGGCCCTATAATAGAAACATTAATTTTTCAAAAGTTTCTCTATTTTATCGCCACATTATTCGGTTGGTTCAGGCATAATAAATGTAGAATTGTAATATTGGGCACTTTTATTTTTGGCTTAGCACATTTTTTCACTCTATTATATATTATCACAACAGCAATAACCGGAGCTTTCTTTATGTATTTGTATGTTATCAAACAACATAGACATGCATACTGGAGTGTTGTTATGCTACATTCAATGATTAATGGACTAGCTATTTTTCTTAGCTATTTTGAATAACAATAGAAATAAAATGAACTACTATATATCAATAAAACACATAATATTATTTCTTCTTTTTATTTTTATATTCGGACAAGCTAATATCAATGCGCAATCAATAACTATTTCCGGCACAATAACCAATGCAGAGAAAGGATCAAAAGCTACTAATATAAGTGTCTTTGTAAAACATCCTAGAGTTGGAACAATTTCCGACAGCAAAGGATATTTCAAGTTGAATCTTCCATCTTCATGCTTTAAAAAGTATCTATACTTCACCGGAGTCGGCTTTCAAAAAGATAGTATACTCATTTCTAGTAGTTCGTCATTAAATATAAAGCTGATGCCACAAGCATATACTTTAAAAGAAATCTATATTATGCCAGACAGTACTCTACATACTCTTTTACGCAAGGCATATCTTAGAATACCAGAAAACTATCCTACAAAGCCTTCATTATATAAAGGTTTTTATAGAGAAAGTGTACAAGATGAAAAATACCAGCAAGTATATCTTGCGGAAGCTATGCTTTCTATCTACAAAGATTCTTATAATAAAAAGAGTGCGGAATCCGGAGAAGTTGAAATTCTGAAATCAAGAAAGAAAGAGTTTAAAGACATTGGAATTCTATATTATGCCGGACCATTCTCTGCCATAGAGGACGATGCCGTTTTGCAGCGAAGAAGCTACATCAATCCTCAGCATTTCAAAAAATATAAATATAAGTTCAATGGGATAAAAGAATCTGAGGGAAAGAACTTTTATGACATTTCTTATACTAACGCCAAAAAGGATACAACTGGTATTAAAGGAAGAATACTAATAGACACAAAAAGTTTGGCATACGTATATTTTGAAAGAGATCATGAGAATTATCAAACTTCAAATTTTAGAATCAAAGGTATTGAATCTCATTCAAAAGTTACTTATGAAAAGCAGAATGATAAATACTTCCTTAAGCAATATGAATATAATAACATTGAAAAGAATCTATTGAACGGGAAATATATTTATTCTACTATCGATTATGTTACTACTGATATAAAAACAGACTCTGTAAAGCCAATACCTTTTGAAAGAAGACTGGGATACTTCGAGCCATTTATGCCTAAGACTGAGAACTATGATAAAAAAGGATGGACAGGTTATGGTGAACTAAATAATACAGTTTCGCCAAACACTGAATTTCAGTTTTCAAACTCTACAGCGGAGGAGCTTTTCAATAGCAAAAGCACCAAGAAGATAAAATTTACAGATCGTTTATTAAGAACCTTGCTAAAACTTAATTTTGAATATGGTCTCTCATTTAATCCGGCAAGTATCAACAACAATAATTATAACTTTACTTTTAATCCTGGGAGCAGCTCGCAACCATTTTCCATTGTAAAACAACAGTCTTCTAAAAAAGAAACAGTTGTAATTCAACAGCAGGTAGGATATCGGCTAAATAAGAATTTAAATTTATTCCTTAGAGTTACAGATGATTGTTTTAATAACGATATTTCATCTGGCGGAATGGATTGCGGCATTGCATTCAGAAAGAACTTAAAAAGTACCGGTCGCCCACTATTCTTTGAATCTTCTATTGCATACTGCTCTAAAGATTATTTCGTAAATCTGGGAACATATAGTAATCCCACTTCATTTCACTTTGGAGGGGAGAAGATTGATGCAAGAAGGATTGCATTTGCTTATGGATTGCAGCAAAAAACAATCGCTCCTCAAATAGCTTTTTCAAAAAGGATTAGTCGGTTTGCCAGTCTGAAGTTATTTGGGACTTACAACCTCCCTATTAGCACAAAGAAAGCATTCAGGATAGAAGAAAAGAGTGGATTCTTTCTTTCAAGAAAGAGTGCAATAGTCGGTTTTGAGAACAATAAGTCTATAATTAACAACAGCGAACAGGATATTTGGAATTCATTGAAGATTAACCGTTTTCAGGTGGGATTTACAATCACTTTGCTTTAACATAAAAAAGATGCATAACACTATTAAATTTTTCAGAATCTATCTAACCATAATCCTCATTTTAAGTTTCCAACACAGTATGGGCCAAAACCTGGTTCTTATTGATTCAGAAACACATAAACCAATTCCTTTTGCGAACATAATCTCAAACGACGGCAAACTGATAGGATTATCTGACATCAATGGAGCGTTGAGCAAAACCAAATTACTCAAATACAATAACCAATTAACCATTCAGCATGTTTCTTACGAAAATTGCCTTATCTCTTCTAAACTTCTTGAAAAGAAAGATACCATAGAAATGAATAAGCGCCAGAATCTTCTGCCAGAAATTATGGCAATACCCGGGAAGAATAAAGCATATGATTATACAGTTCTTACAGGTTACTATAGGTGTTATCAATTAGAAGATAGTATTGCTAAATATTATAAAGACGGAATAATTGAATTTTATATTCCTAAAGCAGGAAAAGATATAAAAAGGATAATTTTAAACAGTCGATCCTTTCAAAATAAAGAATTAATAGAAAAACAGAAAGCCAGAAAACTAATGGTAACAATCAACGGTGTTGTAATCCCCTATCTGGAAAGTGGAACAATTCTCAACGAGTTAAACCATCAATACTCTACAAAAACACAAAATAACGAACAACTAATTATTAAATCCGATTCTATAGTTGGAACAATCAGAACAGACAAGAATAATGGACTAACAAACATTAATGTCGACATGATTGCTCCGATGAAAGAAGAAATACATAGTCTTTTCAATTACTCATCCAGAATAACAAATATTAATATCTCAGAGAACTATTCTGGCGAAGATATTTCATCAATTACCAAGTCAGATCTTGAAAGTAGAAAAGAATATAGAAAACTCTTTTTCAAACATAAAAAAGATAAGGCAGAAACTGCAATCGACATCATTTCAGAACTATATATTGTGAATAAAGATTATGCTACTAAAAATGAATATAAAAAACGGAAGAATATATCTAATCAGTCAAATAGCATTTATCTTTTTTCCAATGAATATTGGAATGACCTAAGCAAATATAACATACCTCAATTAGGTGAGCCTATTCAAATATTACTAAACAACAAATTAATAAAAGAATAACATTATAATCTCACATTACCAATTATAGAATTCTCCGTCCACCCGGATGTACAGACCTCCTACACCCGGATCTACCCCAAAGGTACACCCGGGTGGACGCTCTTTTTACACCCGGGTGGAGATATACATTTCCGAGCTACTTTCCTGTATAACAAACACTTGTTTTGAAATAATAATACCAGAAATACAAAAGTGCTAGACTGCTAGACTACTGCTAGACTTCTTCAAGCATATCTAGCGGCTATATCTTATTCATTTACAATCCATTAAGCAACTACCGCTAGACTGCTAGATACATTTCCATTTTTCTGTTTTTATGAGAGAAAACCCGAGGGATAAAATTGCTTGTAGTATGGCAATATATTAAAATTAACAGACCGTTTTAAGTTAAAAAAGACCTGTTGAAAACTTACTGAAATATTTTTCTTAAAAAAAGTGGGGAATTGTGGAGAAATGTGTAATTTTACAATCTCAAACTATATAGTACACTTGATGGATCGATTTTTGGGTAATATTGAAGCCAAAGCGGATGTAAAAGGTCGTCTTTTTATTCCCGCTTTATTCAGGAAACAGCTACAGGCTGACGCCGAAGAAAGGCTGATTATGCGCAAAGATACCTATCAGGACTGTTTGGTTCTTTATCCCGAAAGTGTTTGGAATGAAGAACTTAACGAATTACGTGGACGCCTCAACAAATGGAATCCTACTCACCAGCAAATATTCAGGCAATTTGTTTCCGATGTAGAAATTATTA
Proteins encoded in this window:
- a CDS encoding 4Fe-4S dicluster domain-containing protein, with the translated sequence METKYISKNGLNEWFSQIVKSGKRVYAPVEERGKVEFKKVQALSEVAEEYIQTTQSIKSAVFPRAEVLFSYEKENGKVKVEDFNPDTVKETVLWKIHPCDAAGFKPLTAIFNWDYTDKLYNAHLEKTTLVTFSCAKADKSCFCTSVNGGPGNTTGSDVLLTMLPDGGAIVEILTPKGETLVQLAASAFENDKGEDKSKYLADVPQAFDIEEVRARLTTAFDSSVWKEQSERCLGCGACAFVCPTCACFDIQEDAHGSKGKRIRCWDSCGFSLFTLHTSGHNPRAVQSQRWRQRILHKFSYMPDRLSVFGCTGCGRCSRACPVDMNILEHITSIAKK
- a CDS encoding CPBP family glutamic-type intramembrane protease, yielding MIYTDKTKSFSIKKINKYIRDSRAVSSILIVGSILSSIYFIVWFISYKILNGWDIVLDGDPNASLLKGPLYITVLEAMIIGPIIETLIFQKFLYFIATLFGWFRHNKCRIVILGTFIFGLAHFFTLLYIITTAITGAFFMYLYVIKQHRHAYWSVVMLHSMINGLAIFLSYFE
- a CDS encoding carboxypeptidase-like regulatory domain-containing protein is translated as MNYYISIKHIILFLLFIFIFGQANINAQSITISGTITNAEKGSKATNISVFVKHPRVGTISDSKGYFKLNLPSSCFKKYLYFTGVGFQKDSILISSSSSLNIKLMPQAYTLKEIYIMPDSTLHTLLRKAYLRIPENYPTKPSLYKGFYRESVQDEKYQQVYLAEAMLSIYKDSYNKKSAESGEVEILKSRKKEFKDIGILYYAGPFSAIEDDAVLQRRSYINPQHFKKYKYKFNGIKESEGKNFYDISYTNAKKDTTGIKGRILIDTKSLAYVYFERDHENYQTSNFRIKGIESHSKVTYEKQNDKYFLKQYEYNNIEKNLLNGKYIYSTIDYVTTDIKTDSVKPIPFERRLGYFEPFMPKTENYDKKGWTGYGELNNTVSPNTEFQFSNSTAEELFNSKSTKKIKFTDRLLRTLLKLNFEYGLSFNPASINNNNYNFTFNPGSSSQPFSIVKQQSSKKETVVIQQQVGYRLNKNLNLFLRVTDDCFNNDISSGGMDCGIAFRKNLKSTGRPLFFESSIAYCSKDYFVNLGTYSNPTSFHFGGEKIDARRIAFAYGLQQKTIAPQIAFSKRISRFASLKLFGTYNLPISTKKAFRIEEKSGFFLSRKSAIVGFENNKSIINNSEQDIWNSLKINRFQVGFTITLL
- a CDS encoding FAD/NAD(P)-binding protein; protein product: MSEQNIYLPYLMTIDKITNEAPGVRTFKLKFQNEEEANAFNFKAGQFGEYSAFGEGESTFCIASSPTRKGYIECTFRETGKVTSGLADLEEGSTMGFRGPFGNTFPMDEWKGKSLVFIAGGIALPPMRCVIQNALDLRENFKDITIVYGAKSVNDLVYKDELKEWADRPDVNLVTTVDPGGETPDWKGEIGFVPSVVEKTAPSPENTIAIVCGPPIMIKFTFPVLEKLGFKDDQIYTTLENRMKCGIGKCGRCNVGKLYVCKDGPVFSKEQLNNIPAEEY
- the mraZ gene encoding division/cell wall cluster transcriptional repressor MraZ; amino-acid sequence: MDRFLGNIEAKADVKGRLFIPALFRKQLQADAEERLIMRKDTYQDCLVLYPESVWNEELNELRGRLNKWNPTHQQIFRQFVSDVEIITPDSNGRILIPKRYMQMAGITIDVRFIGVDNTIEIWAKAKADKPFMNPEEFSRELEKVMNNKVINELKPPTTE